GCTGCCGAGGCTTTCCAGCAGTTCCTTGCCATCCTTCGCGCCGCCCAGCACCGATGTGACCAGGGTCAGGGCCTCGACAAAGAGGGCAGTGGGCAACTGGCGTGGTTCTTCGTCATTCACGGGCGTTCTCCTGCGGCGTGTGCTCGGAGTCGTAAGGAGTAGCCCATTTCCAAGGCGCTGGCGAACCCGGCCTGCGCCGGCTCGCCCGGTTATTTCGCCAGGAACCGCATGCCCTCTTCCAGCCCGCTCAGGGTCAGCGGATACATGCGGTCTTCCACCAGCTCGCGGATGATGCCGGTGGACGTGGTGTAGCCCCAGGTATCCTTGGGGTAAGGGTTGATCCAGATGAGCTTCTTGTACTTCTCCATGAAGCGCTGCATCCACACGTAGCCGGCTTCCTCGTTCCAGTGCTCGACGCTGCCGCCCGGCTGGGTGACTTCATAGGGCGCCATCGCCGCATCGCCGACGAACACCACCTTGTAGTCCGCGCCGTACTTGTGCAGCAGGTCCAGGGTCGAGGTGCGTTCCGAAGTGCGGCGGAAATTGTTCTTCCACACCGATTCATAGATGAAGTTGTGGAAGTAGAAGTACTCCAGATGCTTGAACTCGGTCTTGCAGGCTGAGAACAGCTCTTCGCAGACCTTCACGTGGGCGTCCATCGAGCCGCCGATGTCGAACAGGATCAGCAACTTCACCGCGTTGCGCCGCTCCGGTTGCATCTGAATGTTGAGCAGGCCGGCGTCGCGGGCGGTATGGTCGATGGTGCCGTCGATGTCCAGCTCGTCCGCCGCGCCCTGGCGGGCGAACTTGCGCAGGCGGCGCAGGGCGATCTTGATGTTGCGCGTGCCCAGCTCGACCTGATCGTCGAGATTCTTGTACTCGCGCTGGTCCCAGACCTTCACCGCCTTGCCCTGGCGCTTGCCGGCATCGCCGATGCGGATGCCTTCGGGGTTGTAGCCGCCCGAGCCGAAGGGGCTGGTGCCGCCGGTGCCGATCCACTTGTTGCCGCCGGCATGGCGCTCCTTCTGTTCCTCGAGACGCTTCTTGAATTCCTCGATCAGCTTGTCCAGGCCGCCGAGGGACTGGATTTGCGCGCGCTCTTCGTCCGTCAGGCTGCGCTCGAATTCCTTGCGCAGCCAGTCTTCGGGGATCAGCGCCTCGAGATGCTGATCGAGGTTTTCCAGACCTTTGAAATAGGCACCGAAGGCCCGGTCGAACTTGTCGAAGTGGCGCTCGTCCTTGACCATCACCGTGCGTGCGAGGAAATAGAACTCGTCCATGTCGGCGAACACGACGCGGTGCTTGAGCGCATCGATCAGGTCCAGCAGTTCGCGCACCGATACCGGCACCTTGGCAGCGCGCATCTCATTGAACAGGCCAAGCAGCATGGCAGAAAACCTCAGGCGCACCGTGGGGTAGTGCGCAATGTTCGGGGCGCTCAGCCGGGGCTGTCGCCGTTGTGTTGGGGCAGTGCGTCGTGAATCTCGTACCACGCCGCCTTGGAGTCGACGAAGATGTGCGATTGCGGCGGCGCCGACAGCGGTGAATCGAGGGTCCCGGCAGCGACGCCGACCTCATGCTCGCGGTTGTCGACGAACAGCAGGTTGGAGCCGCAGCGGATGCAGAAGGTGCGCGTCACATGTTCGGAGGAGTGGTAGACGCCCAGCTGATCCTTGCCCGACATGAAATGCAGTGCGTCCAAGGGCACGCTCGCGTAACTGGCGAAGGCGGCACCGTGAGCCTTGCGGCACATCTTGCAGTGGCAGTGGGTCAGCTCGTCGATGGGGGCGTCGATGCGATAGCGCACGACGCCGCACAGGCAACTACCGGTATGCGTTTGCATGGTTTCTTTCCTCCAGTGAGTGCGCGACCGGCGCCACCGAAGCCGGCAGCGATCAGCGGCTGTTGGCGCGTCGACTCATGAAGGCTAGACGCTCCAGCAGCATCACGTCCTGCTCGTTCTTCACCAAGGCGCCAGCCAGCGGCGGGATGGCACGGGTCGGGTCGCGCTCACGCAGCACCGCCTCGCCGATGTTGTCGGCCATCAGCAGCTTCAGCCAGTCGACCAGCTCGGAGGTCGAGGGCTTCTTCTTCAGGCCCGGCACCTTGCGCACGTCGAAGAATACGTCCAGCGCCTCGCTGACCAGCGACTGCTTGATGCCGGGGTAGTGCACATCGACGATCTTCTGCAGCGTCTCGCGATCAGGGAAGGCGATGTAATGGAAGAAGCAGCGGCGCAGGAAGGCGTCAGGCAGTTCCTTCTCGTTGTTCGAGGTGATGATGATGATCGGCCGCT
This DNA window, taken from Pseudomonas sp. FeN3W, encodes the following:
- a CDS encoding VWA domain-containing protein, whose product is MLLGLFNEMRAAKVPVSVRELLDLIDALKHRVVFADMDEFYFLARTVMVKDERHFDKFDRAFGAYFKGLENLDQHLEALIPEDWLRKEFERSLTDEERAQIQSLGGLDKLIEEFKKRLEEQKERHAGGNKWIGTGGTSPFGSGGYNPEGIRIGDAGKRQGKAVKVWDQREYKNLDDQVELGTRNIKIALRRLRKFARQGAADELDIDGTIDHTARDAGLLNIQMQPERRNAVKLLILFDIGGSMDAHVKVCEELFSACKTEFKHLEYFYFHNFIYESVWKNNFRRTSERTSTLDLLHKYGADYKVVFVGDAAMAPYEVTQPGGSVEHWNEEAGYVWMQRFMEKYKKLIWINPYPKDTWGYTTSTGIIRELVEDRMYPLTLSGLEEGMRFLAK
- a CDS encoding GFA family protein, with product MQTHTGSCLCGVVRYRIDAPIDELTHCHCKMCRKAHGAAFASYASVPLDALHFMSGKDQLGVYHSSEHVTRTFCIRCGSNLLFVDNREHEVGVAAGTLDSPLSAPPQSHIFVDSKAAWYEIHDALPQHNGDSPG